Genomic segment of Coffea arabica cultivar ET-39 chromosome 1e, Coffea Arabica ET-39 HiFi, whole genome shotgun sequence:
ACCATAACATACATAATGCAGtgcttgatatttttttttcacattccaTTAGTCTGTCACATAAATTGTATGCTATTTGCTGGTAATGTCTGTCTAATGACATATTGAATGCTTGCATTGAATGGCCTTTTGAAAAGGTATAGATGTCAATATATGCAACTATAATTCAAGCAGTATCTGGTTTACTCTATGTTACTTGTCATGAACTGAGATTTTAGTGCGTCATACGAGCAACCACTTGTATCACATTAAAAAAATCCTACAAGGTCAGCTTAATTTTGTAGTATTATTTGATACTAATATCCACAAACAGACAATGAAGAAAAACAGTAAATTCAGttgataaagaaaagaaaaggagtatGGGCTTACCATGCAAGAGGTCATGGAGGGTTTTGTTAGGTAGATAGTCATATATGAGTAGCTTTTCCCCTCTTTTCCCCTGATAGAAAGCTCGCAACGGAATCAAATTCTCATGTCGAACTTTGCCAAACTGCCTTATCACTGGCAAACAAGAACCCCTATCCTTACAACTACCTTCTCTCAACAACCTCAACGCAATTGTTCCTCCATCAGCAAGCTTTGCCTTATATACAGTTCCATAACTAGTCTTTTCCATAACTTGTCCTGTCGCATTCAATACATCTTCCAATGTCAAATGCTCGCCACCCTGAAACAAAATCAGCTTGCCCTCACCACcaccgccgccgccgccgccaccACTTTCTTCATCCTCTCCTTCCTCCATTTCCTCCTCTTCTTCGTCCACATTCTTCCTCCTCTTTCCCTGCAAATATCCAATCAAAATTGACACCAAGACTACTGCTCCAGTCATCATGCCAATGACAATACCAGCAATTGCCCCTGAACTCAATCCAGAGCTTCCACTACAAGCCCTCAAAGATGGCCCACAGAGTCCAGGATTACCCTCGAAAACCTCAGCCCCGAACTTCACGTTTCCCAAATTTGGCAGCATCCCACTAAAGTTATTAAACGAAAGATTCAATTTTTCCAAATGTAGTCCGGTTAAACTCACAGGAATAGGCCCAGAAAGCATGTTACTAGCAAGATCAAGTTGTTTAAGTTCATTAAACCTAGTTACAAAttcaggaaaatttccagaaaacaTGTTGTGCCCCAAATCAAGGGACTCTAGGTTCTTGCAAGTAGCACCGGGCAATGCAGGCTCAGGAAGAGTCCCAGATAAAGAATTACCGTGAAGCCGAAGCGAAACCAGCCTATCACACAAATTCCAAATTGAAGTTGGAAGTGACCCGTTGAGCAAATTGTTCCCCAAATCAACTTCAGACAGAGCAGAGCTGTATCCAAGCTCAAGAGGGATGGTTCCAGATAGCCCATTCACCCCAAGATAGAGACTTTGCAGAGTTGTGAGCTCACCCAGCTCTCTTGGAAGAGTTCCAGTTAGATTAGCAGATGGGAGCTGCAGAGAAAGCAGGTGCAAAGAGGAGTCGTTATAAAGCGAAAGGCTTGTCCATTGTGGCGAAGACAGGTCAGTGCAGGCCAAAGAAGTCCCATTTGCGAAGACCCATTTGAGGCCTCTCCATTGACAGAGTGGAATTGACGTATTCCACGAAGAAAGCAGCAAGTTCTCAGAGCTGCCCTGTAATACAGGTTTGATCTTCAGCAAAACCAGCTCAACATCTGAGGATGCAGATGAAGAAATAGGCAAATTATGGCTGATAACGAGGGTGATTAACAGGTAGATAAGCTTCAGAAACTCCATAAATGAATGGATTTGGAGTGGGAGAAAAAGCACGGAGTACTAaggaaggagaaagaaaaaagtgaaGGAAGTGCTTGGTAGTGGAGACTGGAGAgagtttccttttcctttttagtaGTACACTACTATGTTCTTTTCTTGTTTGAGGTTTTCTTTTTGGTAAAGCTGACGGGGCTTTTGACTAAGGGCGAGACCTCTTGTCTATATTTTTTCGAGCGTacgattttgattttgattatcCTAACTTTTAAATTTGGCCGTCCGATGTCTGAGCCGTTGGTCCTCAGGTGTTGATATTTCAGAGACGTTTAGTAATCGGACGGTTACTAAATAAAGTAAGACGCAGCATGACTTTTGTCGTGAATCGGCTGCACGCTCGCACACCTTTggaattgagaaaatttttaCTAGTAATTATCTGAGGTTAGGAAATGGTTTCTTTTTTAGATGGCAGGAGCTGGGGCCCGGGGTGAGCTGCTGGCCAACAGAGATTGCTTTATTTGTTATCTTTAGCCGTCCACGTGTATGACTGGTCATTCTGACTGAGGCCCGAGCCTGAGAGCAACCCTAGCCAGCCGGTGCTGGTGGAGATCTGTGGCCAACGCTGTCTGTTGTACTCGATAGTGTAGTATGCATCCGGTGATTGTGATTGATTTCTTCTGGGTTCTGGTACTGGGGCCCCGTGCTTGCGCTTGCGGATCCCATACTAAAAAGTTGAAACTTGattctactactactactacacaGGGAGCTTTAAACCTCTTTGGTAgggaggagggggggggggggggtttttTTGTGGTCAAGTCtcttttgtttggataggatattatttgaaatattatttgaaataattattatagtaCTTTTTAtaatatgatatatgtgagataaaaaaataattaaaaatattaaaaaatatataaaaaatatatatttatgatacaaatgaaatattatttgaaataattcactatccaaacaaatttgaTAGTATCCTGTATTATCCTAATTTAAAGGGAATATCTAACTGGGTCTCGGGGAACCCTTAGGACTGGGTTAAGCATTAAATCCCTTGACCCTTATTTTAtttagaattttttgaaaattgcaTTAGTAGGTGTAAAGACACTGTCTAATTTAGTGGCGGTTCAATTCCCTTCGAACTTCTCGTTGACCACCTTAGATTCATCCATTTCCCTTAAATATAGAGTAGGAATATGTGTAGAATAAAATTTATCGTATCCGGAAAAAAATATACTACTACTACAGTACTACTTTACatatttcatttaaaaatttttttaacgaTTTGCTAGAGACTTAGACGGTGTTTACACTACGAGTTTAATAAATATTAGAATTTTGCTAAGAATAGGTTTTGATGCAAAAGATATACTGTAGTAATTAAATGTTATACTATTCAAAATATTACTTAGAATAATTATTATAGTGCTTTTGGGAGATGTGAAGTAATTCGGATATAAATGTGGttgaaatataaaaagataGTAATTGAAAAATGCATCTACGATGCAAGAGAagtaatatttgaaaaataaaaaagtcttagaaaattttggattgtcttttaaaaaaaaaaaattgtattacaaatatcaaattgctacagtataattttttttccacaaaAAGTTGCAagaaatagcaatccaaatggtCTCTATGTATCTGAATGCATTGATtaccctttttttaaaaaaaaaaaaccattttgttgttttctttctGGTAAACGGCAGATGAAGTCATTTGAAAGTACTCAATGCACTAGCCAAAATGAGCTAAATGAAGAAAGGATGGAGCTTCAATGCTTCATGGTTCAAAAAATAGCTACTTGTGGCTTTCTGTTTACCTtatttaattgaaaattttctccATTGAGGCAGTCGTGggtttcttgattattatagtACCAAGCATAAATCTTGCCGTCGCGTGCTATATCAACCATTGTTTCGATTTCAATTATATGACAAAGCTTCCTAGACTGCTTTCTTTCGAATGATCACCCAAATCATATCAGATTTGCTTGGCACTAAATAGCACACAGATTAAATAATTAATCCCTCCCGACCCCAAGATCAAACATCATTCAACTCATCCAATTTCAGCAAACCGGG
This window contains:
- the LOC140013401 gene encoding putative kinase-like protein TMKL1, translated to MEFLKLIYLLITLVISHNLPISSSASSDVELVLLKIKPVLQGSSENLLLSSWNTSIPLCQWRGLKWVFANGTSLACTDLSSPQWTSLSLYNDSSLHLLSLQLPSANLTGTLPRELGELTTLQSLYLGVNGLSGTIPLELGYSSALSEVDLGNNLLNGSLPTSIWNLCDRLVSLRLHGNSLSGTLPEPALPGATCKNLESLDLGHNMFSGNFPEFVTRFNELKQLDLASNMLSGPIPVSLTGLHLEKLNLSFNNFSGMLPNLGNVKFGAEVFEGNPGLCGPSLRACSGSSGLSSGAIAGIVIGMMTGAVVLVSILIGYLQGKRRKNVDEEEEEMEEGEDEESGGGGGGGGGEGKLILFQGGEHLTLEDVLNATGQVMEKTSYGTVYKAKLADGGTIALRLLREGSCKDRGSCLPVIRQFGKVRHENLIPLRAFYQGKRGEKLLIYDYLPNKTLHDLLHESRVGKPVLNWARRHKIALGIARGLAYLHSLETPITHGNVRSKNVLVDDFFVARLTEFGLDKIMVPAVADEIVGLAKVDGYKAPELQKMKKCNSRTDVYAFGILLLEILLGRKPGKGGRNGDFVDLPSLVKVAVLEETTMEVFDVELLKGTRSPMEEGLVQALKLAMGCCAPVASVRPAMDEVVRQLEENRPRNRSALYSPAETRSESGTPF